DNA from Aureimonas sp. AU20:
CGAGTATCCTCCCCCGATGACTGTCCCCACCGCGTGCGGCTCCCGGCCTTGCGCCGATGGGGTGGAGCCCGCCATGCCTGAGATCAAACTCCAGGACCTCAAAGACAAGACGCCCGCCGAACTCGTCGCCTTCGCCGAGGAGAATGAGGTCGAAAGCGCGTCCACGCTGCGCAAGCAGGAACTGCTCTTCGCCATTCTCAAGCGCCTCGCCGCGCAGGAGATCGAGATCATCGGCGAAGGCGTCGTGGAAGTGCTGCAGGACGGTTTCGGCTTCCTGCGCTCGCCCGACGCGAACTACCTGCCCGGCCCGGACGACATCTACATTTCCCCCTCGCAGCTGCGCCGCTTCTCGCTGAAGACCGGCGACACGGTGGAGGGCACGATCCGCGGACCCAAGGACGGCGAGCGCTATTTCGCGCTGCTCAAGGTCACGACGATCAATTTCGACGATCCCGAAAAGATCAAACACAAGAGCCATTTCGACAATCTGACGCCGCTCTACCCCAACGAGCGGTTCAAGATGGAAAATCCAGACCCGACCAAGAAGGACATCTCGGCCCGGGTCATCGATCTCGTCGCCCCGCTCGGCAAGGGCCAGCGCGCGCTGATCGTCGCCCCGCCGCGCACGGGTAAGACCGTTCTTCTCCAGAACATCGCCCATTCCATCACGGCCAACCATCCCGAGTGCTACCTCATCGTGCTGCTCATCGACGAGCGGCCGGAGGAAGTCACCGACATGCAGCGCTCGGTGAAGGGCGAAGTCGTTTCCTCCACCTTCGACGAGCCGGCGAGCCGCCACGTGCAGGTCGCCGAAATGGTGATCGAGAAGGCCAAGCGTCTGGTCGAGCATGGCCGCGACGTGGTGATCCTTCTCGACTCCATCACCCGCCTCGGCCGCGCCTACAACACGGTGGTCCCGTCGTCGGGCAAGGTGCTGACGGGCGGCGTCGACGCCAACGCCCTGCAGCGGCCCAAGCGCTTCTTCGGCGCGGCGCGCAACATCGAGGAAGGCGGCTCGCTGACCATCATCGCGACGGCCCTGATCGACACGGGCTCGCGCATGGACGAGGTCATCTTCGAAGAGTTCAAGGGCACCGGCAACTCGGAAATCGTGCTCGACCGCAAGGTGGCGGACAAGCGCATCTTCCCGGCCATGGACATTCTCAAGTCCGGCACGCGCAAGGAAGACCTCCTCGTGCCCCGCCAGGACCTGCAGAAGATCTTCGTGCTTCGCCGCATCCTCTCGCCCATGGGCACGACGGACGCGATGGAATTCCTCATCGACAAGCTCAAGCAGACCAAGAGCAATGCCGACTTCTTCGAGTCGATGAACACGTAACGGGCAAGCCGCCCCGATCGATCGAAAGGCCGCCGGTGCACACCACCGGCGGCCTTTTTCATGGGCGCGCCCGCCTTGCCGCCTCGGCTTCGCGGCCTCTATGAAGAAGGGCCAGACGCCGTAGAGACTGTTTGACAACCCGGCGGCGGACCGATCCGGCCGGGTTGTCAGACAGTCTCCGAGGGAGAGCCGAGATGAGTGACGCTGCTGCCGACCTGCCCGATGCCGTGCGCCGCGTCGAGATCGCCGCGCTCGCCAAGGCGCTGCCGTTCCGGGTGGTGCGGACCGAGCTGATCGCGCGCACGGCCGAGGAGGCGGCGAAGGCCGTCTCGGCCGAGGTCGGGCAGATCGTCAAAAGCCTCGTGTTTCGCGGCGCCGAAAGCGGGCGGGCCTATCTTCTGCTGGTGTCGGGCGCCAACCGGGTGGACCAGGCGCTGGTGGCCGGCGCGATCGGCGAGGCGCTGGAGCGGCCGGATGCCGACTTCGTGCGCGAGCACACGGGCTTTGCCATCGGCGGCGTCGCGCCGCTCGGCGCGAGTTCCCCCCTGCCCGTCTTCATGGACGAGGATCTCTTCGGTTTCGACGCCGTCTGGGCCGCCGCCGGCACGCCCTATCACGTGTTCGAAACGACGCCGCGCGATCTCGGCGCGGCGACGGACGCGGTGATGATCCGCGTTCGGGCCGCTGGCGCCTGAGGCCGGCTCGCGAGGGCGGCGGTTCGCCACGGGCTTGTCCCGATGGCTTGGGCCTGCGCCTTCGAACCCTTCCCTTGGCTCCATGAAACCTTATGCCCTATCCCTCCCACTGAGATCGTGCGGGACAATTCGAAACGGCCGGAGCGCTCCGCATGACGCCCCCTTTCTCCCTTCGCCCCGCCACGCCCGACGATGCCGAGGCAATCGCCGCGCTGCATGTCGCCAGTTGGCGCGAGACCTATGACGGGCTTCTGCCCGAGGCCATGTTGGCCGAGCTCTCGGTGGAGAGCCGGGTGGAGCTTTGGCGGCGCATCCTGGCGCCGGCCCATGCCGCGTTCGGGGCGGCGGTCTGGCTGGCGGAGGAGGAGGGACAGGGAAGGCTCGCGGGCTTCGGCGCCTGCGGGGCGCAGCGCGACGCCGAGCTGCGTCGGGCCGGCTTCGATGGCGAGATCGGCGCGCTCTATGTCCTCCGCGCGTTTCAAAGCCAAGGCCTGGGCCGGCGCCTCATGGGGGCGCTGGCCGGCCATCTCGGCGGGAGCAGGCGAAGCGGAGCGGCGCTTCTGGTGCTGAGAGACAACGCGCCGGCCCGGCGCTTCTACGAGGCGCTGGGTGGACGAACGGTCGGCGAGCGAAGCGAGCCCGGCCCCGAAGGTGAGATCGTCGAGATCGCCTATGGCTGGGCGGATCTGCAGGCTCTGGTCGAAGCGGCGTCGAAATAGACGGCGCGTCTCAGCAGAGCCACGGCGCGGCGTGGGTCAGCCGTCCGAGGCCAGCGTTTTGGTCGGGACGCCTGCCCCATCCTCTTGGGGGAAACGCATAAGCGGGTAGTCCGGCAACGCCAGTACTTCCTGTGAAGGCGGGCGAGCCGCGTGCCTCGCTCCATCGCCGCCATGGGCCTGTTGACGAGAACGGGACGGACGAGCACTGCGCCCGAAAGTGACAGGTCGCGAAATCGACACAGGTCGCGCCGTTTTCCCGCAGGATAGCGCACAACCGCTGCCCATCGGCGCAGGAAGCTCCAGCCGCTGTTCGCGCGGAGGGGGAACCTTGACGGACTCGATTGCCTCGGGCGCCTCCTCCCATTGCAGGATCAGCGCCAGAACATCGCGCAACGTACCGCAGACGGGGTCGCGAACGATCGTTACGGGCATTCGAGCTTGTTGGGTCAGGGCATTTTCAGGAGGCCGCCGTTCCACCCTCCAAAAGGGAGCGCAGCGCCTCCGGCTCGAACACGGGCGGATGGCAGGTCTGGTTCCGGCAGAGCGTCACAGCGGGATAGCGCTCGGGGCGCAGCGCGCTGAGGGCGAGCGTTTCGGGCAGGCGGTCGGGGTCGTTCAACACGAGATCGACGCGGTTGAGATCGACATGGCCGCGCACCATCGCCTCCACGGCGCCATAGCCGGGATTGGAGCGAAAGCCGAACAGCGCCAGTTCCGAGCCGCGTTGAAGGCGATCGAAACCCGCGAGAAGGCCGGGATAGGCCATGCCGCCCGCGCCGATGCGCCCCTGTGCGAGCGCTGCCGCGCGCTCGGCCCGCGTGCGGATCGCTTGTCTGCCGCCGACCTGCGCCAAAAGCGCCAGGCCTTCCACCACCAGCGCGGTGGAGCCCGGCACCGCCTCGTCCGGGTCGCTGCGCGGGCGAAGCAGCATGTCGTCTGCATCCGAGGCCGTCATGAAATGCCCGCCCTCGCCATCCCCGTGCCAGCGCTCCAGCGCCTCGGCCAGCGCATGGGCCGTATGGAGGAATTGCGGGTCGAGCGTCGCGGCAAAGAGCGCGGCACCGGC
Protein-coding regions in this window:
- the rho gene encoding transcription termination factor Rho, which gives rise to MPEIKLQDLKDKTPAELVAFAEENEVESASTLRKQELLFAILKRLAAQEIEIIGEGVVEVLQDGFGFLRSPDANYLPGPDDIYISPSQLRRFSLKTGDTVEGTIRGPKDGERYFALLKVTTINFDDPEKIKHKSHFDNLTPLYPNERFKMENPDPTKKDISARVIDLVAPLGKGQRALIVAPPRTGKTVLLQNIAHSITANHPECYLIVLLIDERPEEVTDMQRSVKGEVVSSTFDEPASRHVQVAEMVIEKAKRLVEHGRDVVILLDSITRLGRAYNTVVPSSGKVLTGGVDANALQRPKRFFGAARNIEEGGSLTIIATALIDTGSRMDEVIFEEFKGTGNSEIVLDRKVADKRIFPAMDILKSGTRKEDLLVPRQDLQKIFVLRRILSPMGTTDAMEFLIDKLKQTKSNADFFESMNT
- a CDS encoding YbaK/EbsC family protein — its product is MSDAAADLPDAVRRVEIAALAKALPFRVVRTELIARTAEEAAKAVSAEVGQIVKSLVFRGAESGRAYLLLVSGANRVDQALVAGAIGEALERPDADFVREHTGFAIGGVAPLGASSPLPVFMDEDLFGFDAVWAAAGTPYHVFETTPRDLGAATDAVMIRVRAAGA
- a CDS encoding GNAT family N-acetyltransferase: MTPPFSLRPATPDDAEAIAALHVASWRETYDGLLPEAMLAELSVESRVELWRRILAPAHAAFGAAVWLAEEEGQGRLAGFGACGAQRDAELRRAGFDGEIGALYVLRAFQSQGLGRRLMGALAGHLGGSRRSGAALLVLRDNAPARRFYEALGGRTVGERSEPGPEGEIVEIAYGWADLQALVEAASK